In Mangrovivirga cuniculi, the following proteins share a genomic window:
- a CDS encoding vWA domain-containing protein, protein MKEGDKLTETPWYSLEWFDPEKFPLIGSGEYFDWKNEWVFYFLLLIPVILAVIPFLRKRIQTLEIALPKKDVGTDFTSYLRFIPTILLILSFFCMVIALARPQKTNERVEQWSEGIDIMLLLDISESMKIQDLKPNRLEAAKQTALDFIDGRNQDRIGIVIFAGEAFTLAPMTTDYDLLRSEIKDITFSKIRKSGTAIGLALGMGINRMKESEAKSKVFILLSDGDNTAGNIDPKTAAQFAAGYDIKMYTIAIGREGRVRYGTDNFGQPYYVENSIDETTLRMIAEIGNGEFFRVENNKGLQRVFNTIDELEKAKIYENRYKNTFDYYFVYLYWALALFLCWLLTKITIFSNILVD, encoded by the coding sequence ATGAAAGAAGGAGATAAATTAACAGAAACCCCATGGTATTCACTGGAGTGGTTTGATCCGGAAAAATTCCCTTTGATTGGATCAGGTGAATATTTTGACTGGAAAAATGAATGGGTATTCTATTTTTTACTTCTCATACCTGTCATTCTTGCCGTTATTCCATTTTTAAGAAAAAGGATCCAAACTCTGGAAATCGCATTACCAAAAAAAGATGTGGGAACGGATTTTACATCTTATTTGAGGTTCATTCCGACTATCCTGCTTATTCTATCATTTTTTTGTATGGTTATCGCATTAGCCAGGCCTCAAAAAACTAATGAAAGAGTAGAGCAATGGTCTGAAGGGATCGACATTATGTTGCTTCTGGATATTTCGGAATCAATGAAGATTCAGGACCTAAAGCCTAACAGGCTTGAAGCTGCTAAGCAAACTGCCCTGGATTTTATCGATGGCAGAAATCAGGATAGAATAGGAATTGTGATTTTTGCAGGTGAGGCGTTTACCCTTGCCCCAATGACAACTGACTATGATCTACTTAGATCAGAGATAAAAGACATCACTTTTAGCAAAATCAGAAAAAGTGGGACAGCTATTGGCCTTGCCCTGGGCATGGGAATTAACAGAATGAAAGAATCTGAGGCTAAATCAAAGGTATTCATTCTCTTGAGTGACGGGGACAATACTGCAGGTAATATTGACCCTAAAACCGCTGCTCAATTTGCTGCGGGTTATGATATTAAGATGTACACCATTGCAATTGGTCGTGAAGGAAGAGTAAGATACGGTACCGACAATTTTGGGCAACCATATTATGTAGAAAACAGTATCGATGAGACCACGCTAAGAATGATTGCAGAAATTGGAAATGGTGAATTTTTTCGTGTTGAAAATAATAAAGGACTCCAAAGGGTGTTTAATACAATTGATGAGCTTGAAAAAGCCAAAATCTACGAAAATCGTTACAAAAATACCTTCGACTATTATTTCGTATATCTTTACTGGGCCTTAGCTTTGTTCCTTTGTTGGTTATTAACTAAAATAACTATCTTTTCGAACATCTTAGTGGATTGA
- a CDS encoding endonuclease MutS2, translated as MLYPQNLEEKLGFQYIRKTLSEGCKTKAGKEFVDKIRFSHHKNDVSKMLTQTNEYKMLLEEGVVIDLADGIEISPFINKIKLSGAWLEAIELLQLVQYLSKSLSLLTFFESQSEEFPSLKRLGENLNIPRHLFKEVERAIDEKGTVRNTASKELNLIRKDLIDAEVKARKVLNRVMSDADKQGFIPEGMTLTVRGGRMVIPVQAEYKRVLKGFVHDESSTGQTVFMEPTEVLEINNDIRDLQLRERREVIRILTSLTEQFSPFFEDLGQIIKYIGLLDFIRSKARLAQTLEAVYPGINKDGKLEIVDGFNPVLLLTHQGSEKPVRPLTVHLERDQRILIISGPNAGGKSVALKTMGVIQYMLQCGLLVPVGEGSTFPLFRDIFADIGDEQSIENDLSTYSSHLKNMSHFLKFCGKRTLFLIDEFGTGTEPKFGGTIAESILEELLKSLAYGVITTHYGNLKARAESTEGLINGSMLFDQQKLEPLYMLEQGKPGSSFAFEIASKTGIPKSVIEKAKSLLGEETVNMEELLHQLEKERLSFSQLVAENSKLKKDLSSQLQSFRDKESNLEANRKKYINEAKAEAKRLIKEANKEIENTIRRIKEVNAEKEATKEARQKLSEKESKLKVKEQPKETEVEGYDVEEGPINVGDSVRIKGQEATGEVMSLKGKDATVAVGQLQTTIKLNRLEKVSKRSARKQEREKKFSGGGVYQSLNMNQRLAEFNSELDIRGKRVEEAFNVVESFMDDAHMFGIKEVRILHGKGNGVLKDFVRNQLGNMSFVKSYRDEHADRGGAGITIVKLG; from the coding sequence ATGCTATATCCCCAAAATCTAGAAGAGAAATTAGGATTTCAATATATCCGCAAAACACTATCAGAAGGGTGCAAAACTAAAGCAGGGAAGGAATTTGTTGACAAGATCAGATTTTCCCACCATAAAAATGATGTATCTAAAATGCTTACTCAAACTAATGAGTATAAGATGCTTTTGGAGGAAGGTGTGGTGATTGATCTTGCAGATGGTATAGAGATTTCTCCATTTATTAATAAAATAAAATTATCCGGGGCATGGCTCGAAGCCATCGAATTACTTCAACTGGTACAATATTTATCTAAATCTTTGTCATTACTCACTTTTTTTGAATCACAAAGTGAGGAATTTCCTTCTTTAAAGAGGTTAGGCGAGAATTTAAACATTCCCCGACATCTCTTTAAAGAGGTTGAAAGGGCTATTGATGAAAAAGGTACTGTAAGAAATACTGCCAGCAAAGAATTAAACCTGATCCGAAAGGATCTGATCGATGCTGAGGTAAAAGCCAGGAAGGTATTAAACAGGGTGATGTCTGATGCTGACAAACAGGGATTCATACCAGAAGGCATGACTCTGACAGTGAGAGGAGGCAGAATGGTGATACCGGTTCAGGCAGAATATAAAAGAGTTTTAAAGGGGTTTGTTCATGATGAATCTTCGACCGGACAAACTGTATTCATGGAACCGACCGAAGTACTGGAGATTAATAATGATATCAGAGATTTACAGCTACGGGAGAGAAGGGAGGTAATTAGAATATTAACTTCTTTAACAGAGCAATTCAGTCCCTTCTTTGAGGATCTGGGACAAATAATAAAATACATCGGGTTATTAGATTTTATTCGGTCTAAAGCAAGGTTAGCTCAAACACTGGAAGCTGTTTATCCGGGCATCAATAAGGATGGTAAACTTGAAATCGTTGATGGATTTAACCCTGTATTATTATTAACTCACCAGGGATCAGAAAAGCCGGTGCGTCCACTCACAGTTCACCTTGAAAGAGATCAACGGATTTTAATAATAAGTGGCCCGAATGCCGGAGGTAAATCAGTTGCTCTTAAAACAATGGGTGTCATCCAATATATGTTGCAATGTGGGTTATTGGTTCCAGTTGGAGAAGGAAGTACTTTTCCTTTATTCAGAGATATTTTTGCTGACATTGGGGATGAACAGTCAATTGAAAATGATTTAAGTACATACAGTTCTCATCTTAAAAATATGTCCCATTTCCTCAAATTCTGTGGAAAGAGAACATTGTTTTTAATTGACGAATTCGGAACAGGTACCGAGCCGAAATTTGGAGGAACCATCGCAGAGTCGATTCTTGAAGAATTATTAAAATCATTAGCATATGGAGTGATAACTACCCATTATGGAAACCTGAAAGCAAGGGCAGAATCAACCGAAGGTTTGATTAATGGAAGCATGTTGTTTGATCAACAAAAACTCGAACCCCTTTACATGCTTGAACAAGGAAAGCCAGGTAGTTCTTTTGCCTTTGAAATCGCATCTAAAACAGGTATTCCTAAATCAGTTATTGAAAAAGCAAAGTCACTTCTGGGAGAAGAAACTGTAAATATGGAGGAATTACTTCATCAGCTTGAGAAAGAAAGGCTCTCTTTTTCACAATTAGTTGCAGAAAATAGCAAACTTAAAAAAGATCTTTCCAGTCAATTACAAAGCTTCCGCGATAAGGAATCAAATCTTGAGGCAAACCGAAAGAAGTACATTAACGAAGCCAAAGCAGAAGCAAAAAGGCTAATTAAGGAGGCTAATAAAGAAATTGAAAATACGATCAGAAGAATCAAAGAAGTTAATGCTGAAAAAGAGGCTACTAAAGAGGCTCGCCAAAAGTTATCAGAAAAAGAGAGTAAACTAAAAGTTAAAGAACAACCAAAAGAAACTGAAGTTGAAGGGTATGATGTTGAAGAAGGCCCAATTAATGTAGGTGATTCAGTAAGAATTAAAGGTCAGGAGGCAACAGGAGAGGTAATGTCGCTCAAAGGTAAGGACGCAACTGTAGCAGTCGGACAATTACAGACTACTATAAAATTAAACCGACTGGAAAAAGTTTCAAAGCGTAGTGCCAGAAAGCAAGAACGAGAGAAAAAATTTAGTGGTGGAGGAGTTTATCAATCCTTAAATATGAATCAACGGTTAGCTGAATTCAATTCAGAACTAGATATTAGAGGTAAAAGGGTAGAGGAGGCATTTAATGTTGTAGAGAGCTTTATGGATGATGCTCATATGTTTGGAATTAAAGAAGTCAGGATTCTGCATGGAAAAGGTAATGGAGTTCTTAAAGACTTCGTAAGGAATCAACTTGGGAACATGAGTTTTGTCAAGTCTTACAGAGATGAACATGCTGACAGAGGCGGTGCCGGGATAACGATTGTCAAGCTCGGCTAA
- a CDS encoding ABC transporter ATP-binding protein, translated as MTTPKISCKSISKKYLRQWIFRGLSYTFESGKSYAITGNNGSGKSTLIKILSGSVLPTKGKVDYIQEDGNIISDDKVFEKIVYAAPYFDLIEEFTLLEALEFHFSFKPVVRNLDLMRLPEKMLLDGAQNKAIKHFSSGMKQRLKLGLAFYSDVPVMFLDEPCSNLDETGINWYKEEILKIHNERLIIVSSNQKFEYEFVDFVLNVMDYK; from the coding sequence ATGACGACACCCAAAATTTCCTGTAAGAGTATCAGTAAAAAATATTTAAGACAGTGGATTTTCCGTGGCCTCAGCTACACATTCGAGTCCGGAAAATCGTACGCTATTACTGGCAATAATGGTTCAGGAAAAAGTACTCTTATAAAAATTTTATCGGGTTCTGTTTTACCAACAAAGGGAAAGGTTGATTATATACAAGAGGATGGAAATATCATTTCCGACGATAAAGTTTTTGAAAAAATTGTATACGCTGCTCCATATTTTGACCTGATAGAAGAATTCACTCTATTAGAAGCTTTAGAATTTCACTTTTCTTTTAAACCGGTAGTTAGAAATCTTGACCTAATGAGGCTTCCGGAAAAAATGCTTTTGGATGGTGCCCAGAATAAAGCCATCAAACATTTTTCTTCGGGAATGAAACAGCGTTTAAAGCTGGGGTTAGCATTTTATAGCGATGTTCCTGTAATGTTTCTTGACGAGCCGTGTTCTAATCTTGACGAAACAGGTATCAATTGGTACAAAGAAGAAATATTAAAAATCCACAATGAACGTCTGATAATCGTATCATCTAATCAAAAATTTGAATATGAATTTGTTGATTTTGTTTTAAATGTGATGGATTATAAATAA
- a CDS encoding bifunctional UDP-3-O-[3-hydroxymyristoyl] N-acetylglucosamine deacetylase/3-hydroxyacyl-ACP dehydratase: protein MYTRQHTIKNKVTVKGVGLHTGAMTNMTFCPAPPDHGIKFQRVDLEEQTIIEADCDLVVDVSRGTTLEKDGARVHTIEHVLSALVGEQIDNILIQLDGPEIPIMDGSAQPFIEILRNAELEEQGALRDFFEVPEGIFYRDHEKNVEMAALPLDDYRVTVMVDYNSPVLGSQHASLNDISQFAEEIGSCRTFCFLHELEMLHSQNLIKGGDLSNAIVIVDKVVDDNELDHLAGLFNKEKVAVKEEGILNNVDLRYKNEPARHKLLDVVGDLALVGKPIKAQILAARPGHASNVAFAKKLKRLMESTTNNNIPKYNPKLPPVLDINQISNTLPHRFPFLLVDKIYHLDESSVAGIKNVTINEPFFQGHFPNNPVFPGVLQIEAMAQVGGILVLNTVPDPENYWTYFLGVENCKFRKMVLPGDTIIIECKLIGQIRRGIAKMSGKAYVGNNLVCEATMTASIVKKDS from the coding sequence ATGTACACGAGACAACACACAATTAAGAACAAAGTAACTGTCAAAGGTGTCGGTTTACATACCGGTGCGATGACTAACATGACTTTTTGCCCGGCACCGCCGGATCACGGCATTAAGTTTCAGCGTGTAGACCTGGAAGAACAAACCATTATTGAGGCAGATTGTGACCTTGTTGTGGATGTTTCCAGAGGAACTACTCTTGAAAAAGACGGTGCACGGGTTCATACTATAGAACATGTCCTTTCCGCTCTTGTCGGGGAGCAGATAGACAATATCCTTATTCAATTAGATGGTCCTGAAATTCCTATTATGGATGGATCAGCTCAGCCATTTATCGAAATTCTTAGAAATGCAGAACTGGAAGAACAAGGTGCATTAAGAGACTTTTTCGAGGTACCGGAAGGAATCTTCTATAGAGACCACGAAAAAAATGTAGAAATGGCTGCACTTCCGCTGGATGATTATAGAGTGACTGTAATGGTCGACTATAATTCTCCTGTTCTTGGTAGTCAGCATGCCTCTTTAAATGATATAAGTCAATTTGCAGAAGAGATTGGCTCTTGCAGAACTTTTTGCTTTTTACATGAGCTGGAAATGCTGCATAGTCAGAACCTGATTAAAGGTGGAGACCTTAGTAATGCTATTGTTATTGTTGACAAAGTTGTTGATGACAATGAACTGGATCATTTAGCGGGACTTTTCAATAAAGAAAAAGTTGCAGTTAAAGAGGAAGGTATTCTGAACAATGTCGATCTTAGATATAAAAACGAACCTGCAAGACACAAATTACTCGATGTAGTTGGTGACCTTGCCCTGGTTGGTAAACCTATTAAAGCTCAGATACTTGCAGCCAGACCGGGTCATGCTTCAAACGTTGCTTTTGCTAAAAAACTTAAGCGACTGATGGAATCAACAACGAATAATAATATTCCTAAATACAACCCGAAATTACCTCCTGTTCTTGATATAAATCAGATATCTAATACTTTACCTCACAGATTCCCGTTTTTACTGGTAGATAAAATTTACCATCTGGATGAATCCAGTGTTGCCGGTATTAAAAATGTAACCATTAATGAACCATTCTTTCAGGGGCACTTCCCCAATAATCCTGTATTCCCGGGAGTATTACAGATTGAAGCAATGGCTCAGGTAGGGGGGATTCTCGTACTCAATACCGTTCCTGATCCGGAGAATTACTGGACCTATTTCCTTGGAGTGGAAAATTGCAAATTCAGAAAAATGGTTCTTCCGGGGGATACTATCATTATTGAGTGTAAATTAATTGGTCAAATAAGAAGAGGCATCGCAAAAATGTCTGGTAAAGCCTATGTAGGTAATAACCTTGTTTGTGAAGCGACAATGACCGCAAGTATAGTTAAAAAAGATTCATGA
- a CDS encoding chemotaxis protein CheB produces the protein MKKYDLSDKYKAIVIGGSAGSFQGVVKILSNIPENFKLPIIMCLHRLKHVRNGFVEALSIKSVKPVHEPFDKESIKRGRVYLAPANYHLHIELGHTFALSTDRLENNSRPAIDITLETAAYVYKEKLIGILLSGANKDGAKGMKRIKDRGGLTIIQDPSTCMIDTMPTAAKNMTEIDYSLDIDEIINFLKQLDSQYK, from the coding sequence ATGAAAAAGTACGATTTAAGCGATAAATATAAAGCCATAGTTATCGGAGGATCTGCCGGAAGTTTTCAGGGTGTAGTTAAGATTTTATCAAATATCCCTGAAAATTTTAAGTTGCCGATTATCATGTGTTTGCATAGACTCAAACATGTGAGAAATGGTTTTGTAGAGGCCTTGAGTATAAAAAGTGTAAAACCGGTACATGAACCATTTGATAAAGAAAGTATAAAGCGAGGAAGAGTTTACCTGGCTCCGGCCAATTATCATCTTCACATTGAGCTCGGTCATACGTTTGCTTTATCAACTGACAGACTGGAAAATAATTCCAGACCGGCAATAGACATCACTTTAGAAACAGCCGCTTATGTTTATAAAGAAAAGCTGATTGGTATCCTGCTCTCCGGGGCAAACAAAGACGGAGCAAAAGGGATGAAGCGGATCAAAGACAGAGGTGGATTGACAATTATACAAGATCCGTCAACTTGTATGATTGATACAATGCCTACAGCGGCAAAAAACATGACGGAAATTGATTACTCATTAGATATTGATGAGATCATTAATTTTTTGAAACAATTGGACAGTCAGTATAAATGA
- a CDS encoding DUF423 domain-containing protein: protein MQKTILAIAGLSGMIAVGLGAFGAHKLEPILMANETLDTYQTASDYHFYHTFLLIVIGLLSRRIPKKYIKATFLFTLIGMIIFSGSLYIYSLNGIKTFAIITPIGGVSLIIGWIVFIIAVFFKK, encoded by the coding sequence ATGCAAAAAACAATATTAGCTATAGCCGGCCTTTCAGGAATGATTGCAGTAGGACTTGGAGCATTTGGAGCACACAAGCTTGAACCGATCCTGATGGCTAATGAAACTCTCGACACATACCAGACTGCGTCAGACTATCACTTCTATCATACTTTTTTATTAATAGTTATAGGTCTGTTAAGCAGGCGAATCCCCAAAAAATACATTAAAGCCACCTTTTTATTTACCCTGATAGGTATGATAATTTTTTCAGGCTCCCTCTATATTTACTCACTCAATGGTATTAAAACTTTTGCAATAATTACTCCAATAGGTGGCGTTTCACTTATAATTGGATGGATTGTATTTATCATAGCTGTCTTTTTCAAAAAATAA
- a CDS encoding DUF58 domain-containing protein — MRELIKKLRKYEIQIRKAINTQLQGDFKSVFKGSGLEYDDVRQYQYGDDVRTIDWRVSAKGHGTFVKTYVEDKEQIVYFIIDVSGSQDIGSRDQTKLEICKEITGVLAMAASREASKVGLIAFSDRKELYFKPLRGQNHIYQLIKSLFTLKPKSSQTDLDAAFKYTLNHLKKKSVVFLISDFIDENYQHTLKGLARKHDVIAVHVSDRRERKMPKLGIVPVHDKETGKTKWINSSSSFFRTHIAKRFERQSEELQDFSNKHQINYVHIDTKENYVPKLIQLFNIRNQTFKRG; from the coding sequence ATGCGCGAATTAATAAAAAAGCTACGTAAATACGAGATACAAATAAGAAAGGCAATAAACACCCAATTGCAGGGTGACTTTAAGTCTGTATTCAAAGGTTCCGGATTGGAATACGATGATGTCAGGCAGTACCAGTATGGTGACGATGTTCGAACCATCGATTGGAGAGTGAGTGCAAAAGGTCATGGCACTTTTGTTAAAACTTATGTTGAAGACAAAGAACAGATAGTTTACTTCATCATCGACGTCAGTGGCTCTCAGGATATAGGCTCCAGAGATCAAACTAAATTAGAAATCTGTAAAGAGATTACGGGTGTCCTCGCAATGGCTGCATCACGGGAAGCCAGTAAGGTTGGGCTCATAGCATTTTCAGATAGGAAAGAATTATATTTTAAACCTTTAAGAGGTCAAAATCATATTTATCAATTGATCAAAAGCCTTTTTACTTTAAAACCTAAGTCTTCACAAACTGATCTTGATGCTGCTTTTAAGTACACATTAAATCATTTGAAAAAGAAGAGTGTGGTTTTTCTGATTTCGGATTTTATTGACGAAAACTATCAGCATACATTAAAAGGGTTAGCTAGAAAGCACGATGTGATTGCCGTACATGTTTCTGATAGAAGAGAACGAAAAATGCCTAAACTGGGTATAGTTCCGGTACACGATAAAGAAACAGGTAAAACTAAATGGATAAATTCTTCTTCTTCATTTTTCAGAACGCACATTGCCAAAAGATTTGAAAGGCAGTCTGAAGAATTGCAGGATTTTTCCAATAAGCATCAGATTAATTACGTGCATATAGATACAAAAGAAAACTACGTGCCCAAACTTATTCAATTGTTTAATATCAGAAATCAAACTTTTAAGCGTGGCTAA
- a CDS encoding GAF domain-containing protein: MKNSLKKIAGLLFIIFLVGGLLLAYLMQNFKGALIQNIPDLNLTNIEMAQKQFNELYYTVIGVYGIALLTIVFLLIYDRKDNQSESFSSKKSAADKENAEDSDERIVNDDEIEDSDLKEVAKIINSDGELKNVLEKAVNKISTVVEAGQAAVYVKERANGKSTLNLISGYALSFGESRKISFEVGEGIVGTVGKEKKLIEINDVPEGYINIVSGLGKSTPSTLLVAPLVDSSMLYGVVEIASFKQFSEAQKKYIAECSNYIAKKLKNEAKTARASKQSKETND, translated from the coding sequence ATGAAAAATAGCCTGAAAAAAATTGCTGGCCTGCTGTTCATAATTTTTTTAGTCGGTGGTTTATTATTGGCTTATTTGATGCAGAATTTTAAAGGTGCATTGATCCAAAATATACCTGACTTAAATCTGACCAACATCGAGATGGCCCAAAAGCAATTTAACGAATTGTATTACACGGTCATCGGGGTTTATGGAATAGCTCTTCTTACTATCGTTTTTCTTTTGATCTATGATAGAAAAGATAATCAGTCAGAAAGCTTTTCAAGTAAAAAGTCTGCAGCTGACAAAGAAAATGCAGAAGATTCGGATGAAAGAATCGTCAATGATGATGAAATAGAAGATTCAGACCTCAAAGAAGTTGCTAAGATTATTAACTCGGACGGGGAACTTAAAAATGTTCTTGAAAAAGCTGTTAATAAAATAAGCACTGTGGTCGAAGCGGGGCAGGCTGCCGTTTATGTAAAAGAAAGAGCTAATGGTAAATCAACTCTTAATTTGATATCCGGTTATGCATTAAGTTTTGGCGAAAGCAGGAAAATATCTTTCGAAGTGGGCGAAGGCATCGTTGGTACTGTCGGAAAAGAAAAAAAGCTTATTGAGATAAACGATGTCCCTGAGGGCTATATAAATATTGTTTCAGGACTTGGTAAATCAACTCCTTCTACCCTGCTTGTTGCTCCTTTAGTGGACTCATCAATGCTTTATGGAGTTGTTGAAATAGCTTCTTTCAAACAATTTTCTGAGGCGCAGAAAAAATACATTGCTGAGTGTTCGAATTACATTGCGAAAAAGCTGAAAAATGAAGCCAAAACAGCAAGAGCTTCGAAACAATCAAAAGAAACAAATGATTAA
- a CDS encoding DUF4296 domain-containing protein, translating to MKLQYLFLTLIFLSFGSCSEDNSEDKPENLIDKEKMISIQKELYILDSEVNYVSGSVDSQRTVFKIYEDSIFERFGVDSTTYFESYQWYLKNPDELKDVTNAVIDSLTLEEQKLE from the coding sequence ATGAAGTTACAATATTTATTTCTGACGTTAATTTTCCTTTCATTTGGTTCTTGTTCTGAAGATAATTCGGAAGACAAGCCTGAAAATCTTATTGATAAGGAAAAAATGATTTCAATTCAAAAGGAATTGTACATTCTTGATAGCGAGGTCAATTATGTTTCCGGGTCAGTAGATTCTCAAAGAACAGTATTTAAAATCTATGAAGACTCTATTTTTGAACGTTTCGGCGTCGATTCGACGACTTATTTCGAATCCTACCAATGGTACCTCAAAAACCCTGATGAATTGAAAGACGTAACTAATGCTGTAATAGACAGTTTGACTCTTGAAGAACAAAAATTAGAATAA
- a CDS encoding YggS family pyridoxal phosphate-dependent enzyme, translating into MAVLLDNYKKIQEEIGEDVVLVAVSKTKPKEDIQSFYDDGHRVFGENKAQELKEKHEELPKDIKWHMIGHLQRNKVKYIAPFVDLIHSVDSKRLAKEINKQGRKNERTINCLLQVHIAEEESKFGFDEDEILEIIKSGEFDEYNNIKIVGLMGMATFTEDTDQIRKEFKSLKGIFDRISSLESDANIEMKYLSMGMSNDFNIAIEEGSNMIRVGSKIFGERNT; encoded by the coding sequence ATGGCGGTACTCTTAGATAATTATAAAAAAATACAAGAAGAAATTGGTGAAGACGTTGTGCTCGTTGCAGTAAGTAAAACGAAGCCAAAAGAAGATATACAGTCTTTTTATGACGATGGACACCGGGTCTTCGGGGAAAATAAAGCCCAGGAATTAAAAGAAAAGCACGAAGAACTTCCCAAAGATATTAAATGGCACATGATAGGCCATTTACAAAGAAATAAAGTAAAATACATCGCTCCTTTTGTTGATCTGATCCATTCTGTTGATAGTAAAAGACTTGCTAAAGAAATAAACAAACAAGGCAGAAAGAATGAAAGAACAATCAACTGCCTTCTCCAGGTACACATTGCTGAAGAAGAATCTAAATTTGGATTCGATGAAGACGAAATTTTAGAGATTATCAAAAGTGGTGAATTTGATGAATATAATAATATTAAAATCGTCGGATTAATGGGTATGGCAACTTTCACTGAAGATACTGATCAGATCAGAAAAGAATTTAAATCCCTAAAAGGAATTTTTGATAGAATTTCCTCGCTTGAATCTGATGCTAATATCGAAATGAAATATCTTTCAATGGGGATGAGTAATGATTTCAACATTGCTATTGAAGAAGGATCTAACATGATCAGGGTAGGAAGTAAAATTTTTGGAGAACGAAATACCTGA
- a CDS encoding CheR family methyltransferase, with product MQEIEIANLRKLTEVVKATYNYDFTNYAMSSFKRRISRVLDLFNFQSVDALISKVESDPKFFESFVQEITVNVTEMFRDPSFWRLLREDIVPNLLLNHSSINIWHAGCSSGEEVYSMCMLLNEMGILDKSKIIATDLDKGILERARSGRYKLKNMELHEKNYIRFQGTHSIKDYYTIKGDEIQMNPELVRNVSWREHDLVNGPVFNKFDLVLCRNVMIYFNQNLQNEVLKKIHESMFKYGYLAIGSKESLIWCEIANKFIVVNNEEKIYKKIKE from the coding sequence ATGCAAGAAATAGAAATAGCTAATTTAAGGAAGCTAACGGAAGTTGTCAAAGCTACTTATAATTATGATTTCACGAATTATGCAATGTCTTCTTTTAAAAGAAGAATCAGCAGGGTATTGGATTTATTCAATTTTCAATCTGTTGATGCATTGATAAGCAAAGTGGAATCAGACCCTAAGTTTTTTGAGTCTTTCGTTCAGGAAATCACAGTAAATGTTACTGAGATGTTCAGAGATCCTTCATTTTGGAGGTTACTCAGGGAAGATATTGTACCCAACTTACTTTTGAATCATTCTAGTATTAACATTTGGCATGCAGGATGCTCTTCAGGAGAAGAGGTATATTCCATGTGTATGTTACTAAATGAAATGGGGATCCTGGATAAATCAAAGATCATTGCTACTGATCTTGATAAAGGGATTCTTGAAAGAGCTCGTTCTGGTAGATATAAGCTCAAAAATATGGAGCTTCATGAAAAGAACTATATCAGGTTTCAGGGTACACATTCTATTAAAGACTACTATACGATCAAAGGTGATGAGATTCAAATGAATCCTGAACTGGTAAGAAATGTTAGCTGGAGAGAACATGACCTGGTCAATGGTCCTGTTTTCAATAAATTTGACCTTGTTTTATGTAGAAATGTAATGATTTATTTTAATCAGAATCTGCAAAACGAGGTACTTAAGAAAATACATGAATCAATGTTCAAGTATGGTTACCTGGCAATAGGAAGTAAAGAATCTTTGATCTGGTGCGAGATAGCAAACAAATTTATTGTTGTTAACAATGAAGAAAAAATTTATAAAAAAATAAAAGAATAA